The DNA sequence GCGCCTCGATCCGGCGCGCGAGGTCCCGGCCCGCGTGACGGCGGGCGCGGGTCCGGATCGGGCTTAGGCCCGCTTCTCCGACAGCGGCGGATCACCCGGACCTTGGTGATCCGCCGCTCGAGTCGATTGGTGTCTTGGGCGGGCAGGTCTGCGGGCGGCGGCCGAGGGCACTTGACCGGACAACGAGGTTTCGGGCTCCCGGCGACCGGGTAGGCGGTGATCATCCGCAGCCGAAAGGGAGTTCCACCTTGACCGAGACGCCCGCCCCCGATCCGACGGGACTGATGCTGACCGCGGTGACGTCCCGGCCGACGCCCGGGACCCTGCGCGTCACCGTGACGGGTGAGGTCGACATGTCCACTCGGCCGATGCTCGAAGCCGAGTTCGGGCGGGCCGTGGCCGACGAGCCGCAGCGGCTGGTCGTCGACCTGACGGGTGTCGGGTTCTGCGGGGTGACGGGGATGGCGACGTTCGCCCGGCTGCGGTCCCGGTGTGCCGACGCGGGGATCGAGCTGGTCGTGCGGCCCTCGAGCGTGGTGCGGCGGGCGCTCGACCTCGCGGCGCTGAGGTCGATGTTCCGGCTGGAGGGACCCTGGGCGAGCGGCGTGGTGGAGATCGCGCAAGCCGCCGAGCGGTGAGTCACCTTCGGTGCGGCCCGGCCGTCGAGGAGGCGTAACCGCTTCCGGGGCAAGGACTTCGCCGATGACCACCGCTCACCTCGTCGTCACCTTCGTGACCATCGCCGCGAACGCCGTGATGGGCGTCGCCGATCTGGCCCGCGCGCGTTTTGTGCTGGCCAACTCCGCGGCGGTGGACGTGCCGCCCGGGTGGGTGCCGGTCCTCGGCGTCCTGAAGCTCGCGGGCGCGGCCGGGCTCGCCGCGGGCCTGGCCGGGTTCACGGCGTGGGGCACGGCCGCGGCGATCGGCCTGGTGCTGTTCTTCGTGGGCGCGGTCGGGGCGCACGTGCGGGCGCGGGCGTTCCGCACCCTCGCCGCGCCGGGGGCGTACCTGGTCCTGGCACTCGGGTGCCTGGTCACCGGCCCGGTGACGTGAGCTGGCCGTCCAGCGCGCGGGCCTCCTCGTCGGCCGCCGCCAGCTCGCGGTCGGCGGCCGCGGCGTCGCCCGGTCGGCCGCGGCGGGTCAAGGCCTCCGCGTGCCGGCGACGGGAGAACACCACCGCGGGCCAGTGGGCGAGCGCGAGGTTGTGCCGGACCGCGGCGCGCAGGTGCGTCACGGCCAGGTCCGCGTCTCCCGTGGTCAGCGCCGCCGTGCCCAGCGGGTAGTGGGCCGAGCCGAAGCAGGCGATGGCGAGGCTCGCCATCACCGGCAGGTGGCCGAACGGGCGGAGCAGGTCGTAGACCCGCGCCGCCGTTTCGGTGTCGTCCACCAGGTACGCCGTTTCCGCCACCCCGCACAGCGAAAGCAACCACGTGCTGGAGCGGGGCAACGCGCCCAGGTCGTCGCCGGACAGCCGCGCCAGCGCGCCCACCGCCGTCCGGTGATCGCCCGCGTACGCGGCCGCCACGGACAGCGCGGCGTAGTACGAGTTGTCGATGGGGCTGAGCGTGGGGGAGTGCATCAGCCGGTCCAGCACCGGCACCAGCTCCCCGAGCCGGCCCTGGAACCAGCGGATCGCCACCAGCTGCGCGCCGTACCAGCCGAGCGCGTCGGGGTCGCCGGCCACCTGCCCGAGCTCGGCGCAGGCCTGCGCGCCCGCCTCGGCCTCGGCGAACCGGCCCGCCCGGATCGCCAGCATGACCTCCAGCGACGCGGCCACGAAGCCGGCCGCCAGGTGTTTCCGGGTGGCCAGCAGGTCTTCGAGCTCGCCGAGCCGCCGTTCGGCATGCGGATCGGCGGCCAGGAACCGGTCGACGGTGTCCCACAGCACGCCCATGACCAGGTCGGTACGCCGTCCCGACGGCCCGCTCACACCGACCAGCTCGGTGGCGAGCGCCTGCCGCAGCGCCGCGTGGTCCGGGCCGAGCAGGCAGTGGTGGGCCAGGCTCAGCGCCTCGGCGTGCGCGACGGGATCGCCGGCCGCCCGGGTTTCCGCGGTCAGCGCCAGGATCCGGTCGTGCGCGCTGTTCTCGTAGTCCAGCTCGCCGGCCAGCCGGATCCGCAGGCGGCGGCCCAGCCGGGACGCCGGGTCGACGCGGTCCAGCACCTGCCGCAGCCGGGTCAGGAGTGTCGTCGACGCGGCCGACGTCCGGTGTTCGTGCACCCACACCCCGCCCAGCCCGAGCACGGCGCGTCCGAGCGTGTCGACGTCGCCGGCGACCTCGGCCTTGCGGTAGGCGTCCTCGAAGTGCGTCCGGCTCGTCCGGAGGTCGCCTTCTTCGAGCAGCGCGTGTTCTCCGGCGCCGAGGGAGTCGACGTCCGGGACGGCGATCGTCTGCCGGGGCCGCACGGCGAGCAGGCTCGGGTCGTGGGCGAGGACGCGCCGGTGCACCTCGGTGAGGATGGGTGACGGCTCCAGGCCGGACGCGCCGACGAGGTCGCGGCGGGCGCGGCGGAAGACCTCGAGCGCGTCGCCTTGGCGCCCGGCCCGGTAGAGGGCGGTCATCAGCTGCGCCCAGAGCCGTTCGTGGCCGGGGAACGCGGCGGTCAGCACTTCGAGCTCGGCGATCAGGCCGGTGTCCTCGCCCGCGGCCAGGTCGGCGTCGATCCGGTCCTGCACGGTGTTGTGCCGCACCCGCTCGAGCCGCATCCCTTCGGCGGCCAGCACTTCGACCTCGTCGAACTCCCCGTACGCGGCGCCGCGCCACAGGTCCAGCGCGGTGGTCAGGTGCGTGCGGGCGGTGCCGTGGTCGCCCGCGGCGAGTGCCCGGCGTCCCTCGCCGGCGAGCTGCTCGAACCGCACGGCGTCGATGGCCTGCGGGGCCACGTGCAGCACGTATCCCGGTGGCCGCGTCAACAGCAGCGGTGGCGCGAAGGTCCGGCGCAGCCGCGAAAGGTACGTGCGCACGGTCCGGTCGACCTGGTCGGGCGGTTGGTCACCCCACAGCGCCCGCCCGAGCGCGCCCACACTGACGACCCGGCCGGCGTCCGCGGCCAGCACGGCCAGCAGCGTGCGCAGCCGCGGCCCGCCGACGTCCACCGGTTCCCCGCCGATCCCGACCTCGAACGGCCCCAGGACGCCCAGATCCACACCACGATCCACGCCACGCGCGGTCATCCCGCTCATCCCCGCCCCTCCACCGCGGACGAGTCCGCGTTTCGGTCTACAGGAGCAGGACGTGCCGTGCGAGATACGTCGTACGCGAGGTCGTGATCGACGAACTGTCGATGGCGTGTCGATGCGCTGTCGATGGAGTGTCGATGGACTGTCGATGGGCGCTGTGAAGCTCGGCCACGTCCCGCCGGACAGCACCGTTCCGCGGGACTCACCACACGGGAGGGAACTCGATGAGGCACACGATCCGGGGTCTGGGCACGGTTCTGGCGACGGCCGCCGCGGGGGCGGCGTTGCTGGCCGCCGCGCCGGCGGCGCAGGCCGCGCCGGCGAACACCGCCGCCGTGCTCGACGTGAAGAGCGCGACCTGGGGCCAGCTGCACGCGGGCGACTGCGAGCAGGACAACGGCACCATCGTCCTGCGCTCGGACGGCACCGGCGACTGGAGCGCGACCACGCTGACGTACCAAACCCACAGCGGGGACGTCTGGCACTCCAGCTTCGACGTCAAGACGACGGCCGGGACGAAGCTGTTCTCCGCGGGCACGTTCGACAGCCCGCGGATGAACGACGGCAACCCGCCGCCGCGCTACACCTGGAGCGCGCACTTCAAGTACGACGCGGCGCTGTTCGGCGCCGTCGACATCTTCAAGTCGATCCAGCACTCGAGCTGCTGAGCGGGACCACGGGTCCCGGCGGCTACCCGTCGAGGCCGGTGGCTTCGAGGCAGTAGTCCAGCAGCTTCCGCACCCGTGCGTCGTCGGGGCGGGTGTGGGGGAACAGGTGCTCCGGACGCGGGCGGCGGTCGTGCCAGAAGCGGCCCGCGTCCGGAGCCGGCTCGGTCGCGGCGAGCCAGACGGCGGTGTCGGCGCCCTGCGCGGCCGTGCGCAGGAAGGGGCGCGTCACGCGCCGGAACAGCGGGAGCGACCCGGTCAGGCCCGGGGTGTCGGCCCAGCCCGGGTGGCAGCTGTGCACCGCCAGCCCCCAGCGCCGCGCCAGCACCGGCGTCAGCTCGACCTGCATCCGTTTCGTGCGGGCGTAGGCGACCGCGCCGCGGTAGGTGCCCGAGCGGTATTCGGGGTCGTCCGCGGCGAGCGCCTGGGTGTACATCCCGCCTGAGGACATGAAGATCACCCGGCCGTCCCGCAGTGCCGGCCGGAGCAGCCCGGTGAGCAGCAGCGGGCCGAGGACGTGGGTGGCGAGCGTGACTTCGTGCCCGTCTTCGGTTTCCGAGCGCTCGCGCGGGAGGGTGCCCGCGTTGTGGATCAGGACGTCCACCCGCGGGTGCTCGGCGGCGCAGGCGCGGACCGAGGCGAGGCTCGACAGGTCGCAGTGCGCGAGCCGGACGTCCGCGCCGGGCACCCGGGCGAGGACGTCGTCGCGGGCGGGGGCGCCGCGGCCGAGGTCGCGCACGAGCATGACCACGGACGCGCCGAGCCGCGCCAGCTCGGCCGCGCAGGCCTGGCCCAGTCCCGAACCCGCGCCGGTCACCAGGGCCACTTTTCCTTGCAGCGCACCGGGTGCGGGGTCGTCGGGCCGCCAGTGGGGCCGCCGGAGCAGGTAGCCGAACCGGGTGTAGCCGGCCGCCGTCCGATCGAGGACGAGGTCGGCCAGGCCGGCGAGAGGAGCGATCACCGGTCCACGCTACGGCCGGACCGGCGGTCGCGCCGTGCGGACCAGCCGGACCGGGCAGGCCGCGTGGTGCAGCAGGGTCTGGGCCGTGGAGCCCAGCAACAGTCCCGGGAAGCCGCCGCGGCCGCGGTCGCCCAGCACGATCAACTGGGCCGTCACGCTGCGCTCGACCAGTGCGCGCCGCGGGTGTGCCGGGACCACCACCCGCTGCACCTTGACGTCTTCGGTCCGGACCTGCTCCTCCAGCAGCCGGCGGCCGGCGTCGGAGACGGCCTGGCGATCCAGCTCCGCGGGTGGCTCGTCGGCCCACGCGTGCAGCACCACCAGCGGCACCTTCCGGACTCGGGCTTCGGCGAGTGCCGTCGCGAGGACCCGCGTCCCGGCGTCGCCGCCGTCGACGCCCGTGAGGACTGGGCCGCCGGCATCCCGCTCGTCCCAGTGGTCGCCGCGGACCACCACCGTGTCGCAGTGCGCGTGGGTGCCGACCGCCGCGGCGACCGCGCCGGCGAGCCGCCCGGCGCACCGGCCGCGTCCGGACGCCCCGACCACCAGCAACGCGGCGGTCCGCGACACTTCGATCAGGGTTTGGGCAGCGCGGTCGGGATCGAGCCGGATGACGGCGTCCGGCACGCCCTGCGCGGCGGCGAGCTCCCGCGCGGTCCGCAGCGCGCGCCGGCCGCGGGCCCGCAACGCGTCCAGCATCTCTTCGGGCGGCGGCACCTCGCCGCCGGCGAACAGCGCCGGGAAGTCGAGCGCGTGCCGGATTTCGAGGGGCCTGCCGTGCAGCCGGGCCGCTCGCGCCGCCCAGCGGACGGCGTCGAGCGACTCGGCCGAGCCGTCGGCTCCCGTGACGATCGGCGGGGTGGTCATCGGCGGCTCCTGACGCGGGCTGGCGTCCGCCGGCGGCAAGCCCGCGGTCAGGCGAGCGTGCGCCGCGCGGACCAGCCGATCAACCCCAGTTCCAGCACGGCGAACCCGGCCAGCACGACCGGACCGGGCAGCCAGAGCATCGCCAGGCCGGTCGTCAGCACCGGCAGGACCAGGCCCGCGTAGGCGGCGAGGAACAGCGCGGCCAGGACTTCGCCGCGGGTGAGCGGGTCGGCGAGCGCGGCGACGGTGCCGACGCCCGCCCGGAAGCCCAGGCCGAACCCGGACCCGCCGAGCACGGCCGCGACGAAGAACAGCGGGAGCGACGCGGTGAACGCCGACACCGCCAGCAGCACCAGACCGACGCCCATCAGCACGTACCCGGACCGCAGCTGCGGCCGCGTGCCGGCGCGGGCGAACACGATCTGGACGAGCGCGGCGCTGCCGAGCATCACGAAGGGCGCGATCCCGGCGAGCAGCCGCGACGGCTGGTGCAGTTCCTGCGCCAGCAGCGCGGGGGCGAGCGCCATGAACAGGCCGCTGATGGCGAACGCGCCGAACACGCCGATCGCGGCGCCGGTGAACTCGGACCGGGCGGCCGGCGGCAGAGAAAGCCGTTGCGGCCGGTAAGCGGGCCGCTCTTCCCGGCGTTCCACGGTTTCCGGCACCAGGCTCACCGCGAGTGCCTCGACGAGCAGCACCACCAGGAAGACGGTGAACGGCGTGCGCAGCGGCTGGTCGGCGAACCGGGCGAA is a window from the Amycolatopsis sp. NBC_00355 genome containing:
- a CDS encoding STAS domain-containing protein translates to MTETPAPDPTGLMLTAVTSRPTPGTLRVTVTGEVDMSTRPMLEAEFGRAVADEPQRLVVDLTGVGFCGVTGMATFARLRSRCADAGIELVVRPSSVVRRALDLAALRSMFRLEGPWASGVVEIAQAAER
- a CDS encoding DoxX family protein produces the protein MTTAHLVVTFVTIAANAVMGVADLARARFVLANSAAVDVPPGWVPVLGVLKLAGAAGLAAGLAGFTAWGTAAAIGLVLFFVGAVGAHVRARAFRTLAAPGAYLVLALGCLVTGPVT
- a CDS encoding AfsR/SARP family transcriptional regulator; amino-acid sequence: MTARGVDRGVDLGVLGPFEVGIGGEPVDVGGPRLRTLLAVLAADAGRVVSVGALGRALWGDQPPDQVDRTVRTYLSRLRRTFAPPLLLTRPPGYVLHVAPQAIDAVRFEQLAGEGRRALAAGDHGTARTHLTTALDLWRGAAYGEFDEVEVLAAEGMRLERVRHNTVQDRIDADLAAGEDTGLIAELEVLTAAFPGHERLWAQLMTALYRAGRQGDALEVFRRARRDLVGASGLEPSPILTEVHRRVLAHDPSLLAVRPRQTIAVPDVDSLGAGEHALLEEGDLRTSRTHFEDAYRKAEVAGDVDTLGRAVLGLGGVWVHEHRTSAASTTLLTRLRQVLDRVDPASRLGRRLRIRLAGELDYENSAHDRILALTAETRAAGDPVAHAEALSLAHHCLLGPDHAALRQALATELVGVSGPSGRRTDLVMGVLWDTVDRFLAADPHAERRLGELEDLLATRKHLAAGFVAASLEVMLAIRAGRFAEAEAGAQACAELGQVAGDPDALGWYGAQLVAIRWFQGRLGELVPVLDRLMHSPTLSPIDNSYYAALSVAAAYAGDHRTAVGALARLSGDDLGALPRSSTWLLSLCGVAETAYLVDDTETAARVYDLLRPFGHLPVMASLAIACFGSAHYPLGTAALTTGDADLAVTHLRAAVRHNLALAHWPAVVFSRRRHAEALTRRGRPGDAAAADRELAAADEEARALDGQLTSPGR
- a CDS encoding DUF6294 family protein, yielding MRHTIRGLGTVLATAAAGAALLAAAPAAQAAPANTAAVLDVKSATWGQLHAGDCEQDNGTIVLRSDGTGDWSATTLTYQTHSGDVWHSSFDVKTTAGTKLFSAGTFDSPRMNDGNPPPRYTWSAHFKYDAALFGAVDIFKSIQHSSC
- a CDS encoding SDR family NAD(P)-dependent oxidoreductase, with amino-acid sequence MIAPLAGLADLVLDRTAAGYTRFGYLLRRPHWRPDDPAPGALQGKVALVTGAGSGLGQACAAELARLGASVVMLVRDLGRGAPARDDVLARVPGADVRLAHCDLSSLASVRACAAEHPRVDVLIHNAGTLPRERSETEDGHEVTLATHVLGPLLLTGLLRPALRDGRVIFMSSGGMYTQALAADDPEYRSGTYRGAVAYARTKRMQVELTPVLARRWGLAVHSCHPGWADTPGLTGSLPLFRRVTRPFLRTAAQGADTAVWLAATEPAPDAGRFWHDRRPRPEHLFPHTRPDDARVRKLLDYCLEATGLDG
- a CDS encoding universal stress protein is translated as MTTPPIVTGADGSAESLDAVRWAARAARLHGRPLEIRHALDFPALFAGGEVPPPEEMLDALRARGRRALRTARELAAAQGVPDAVIRLDPDRAAQTLIEVSRTAALLVVGASGRGRCAGRLAGAVAAAVGTHAHCDTVVVRGDHWDERDAGGPVLTGVDGGDAGTRVLATALAEARVRKVPLVVLHAWADEPPAELDRQAVSDAGRRLLEEQVRTEDVKVQRVVVPAHPRRALVERSVTAQLIVLGDRGRGGFPGLLLGSTAQTLLHHAACPVRLVRTARPPVRP
- a CDS encoding MFS transporter, whose translation is MSATITPARPAARLRVSHGLGFGIIAVAFATALAFSTVPTPLYALYQQRDGFPTFVVTVVFAAYAVGVMLSLYLAGHVSDWLGRRRVILAGLLAEAVAAALFLLRPDVPGLIVARLISGAGIGALTATATAHLSELRAQANPDADPGRSGLITTVVNAGGLAIGPLVGGFFARFADQPLRTPFTVFLVVLLVEALAVSLVPETVERREERPAYRPQRLSLPPAARSEFTGAAIGVFGAFAISGLFMALAPALLAQELHQPSRLLAGIAPFVMLGSAALVQIVFARAGTRPQLRSGYVLMGVGLVLLAVSAFTASLPLFFVAAVLGGSGFGLGFRAGVGTVAALADPLTRGEVLAALFLAAYAGLVLPVLTTGLAMLWLPGPVVLAGFAVLELGLIGWSARRTLA